From a region of the Triticum aestivum cultivar Chinese Spring chromosome 7D, IWGSC CS RefSeq v2.1, whole genome shotgun sequence genome:
- the LOC123168800 gene encoding 50S ribosomal protein L35, chloroplastic, which translates to MAMSLSLARLALPPVLQALPGRRPAHSALAFPANSFFGAPLAVAAAGAAALSPAAPLPRPLAVVAAGKGYKMKTHKASAKRFRVTGTGKIVRRCAGKQHLLSKKNAKRRKRLSKMVQVNKSDYSNVMGALPYLKVNKKAG; encoded by the exons ATGGCCATGTCGCTCTCCCTCGCGCGCCTGGCCCTGCCGCCGGTCCTCCAGGCCCTCCCGGGCAGGAGGCCGGCCCACTCCGCCCTCGCCTTCCCGGCCAACTCATTCTTCGGCGCGCCGCTGGCcgtggccgccgccggcgccgccgcgctgTCCCCGGCGGCCCCGCTCCCGCGCcccctcgccgtcgtcgccgccgggaAGGGGTACAAGATGAAGACGCACAAG gCGTCGGCGAAGCGGTTCAGGGTGACGGGCACCGGGAAGATCGTGCGGCGCTGCGCCGGGAAGCAGCATCTGCTCAGCAAGAAGAACGCCAAGCGCAGGAAGAGGCTCTCCAAGATG GTCCAAGTTAACAAGAGCGACTACAGCAACGTGATGGGTGCGCTGCCCTACCTCAAAGTGAACAAGAAAGCAGGCTGA
- the LOC123170092 gene encoding uncharacterized protein, which translates to MTSTLTWAIAGGSVDGSREEIFRILQGWTDYKVIYLHGWGGLGASAVLRSIAEVLPYRRTTPELCFDKIIHIDCSDWKNRRGLQRAIAEELELESSIMAVLDKQDEFDDFQGVDESSRNEITSVSREIHNILKYSRFVLIFHNGSDNEIANLVNFGVPPITSFGDNVMIWTYRRRMLTIKKYEEDELLHELRYTHLFVYDRMGFLAPGQLYELLCKEADIIVARNPCIQGVNQLMVVHCCLYKLFLQCSVSKNNSNWVDVASNYWICDGILPKDITLETSDALHREITWKWDDNVLTKFKEHFELPFLIVKEDDVYEEGPYRWISVTSRDREMLGMKTLPAETSSFFLEFVMSDQPTMLPNGLFEHSSNLGALTLRCCAFSFASPPFLKCHNLRFLGLDHCTDDKIGEGEDHTEWVCLHSLWVLDLRYTHWNEILSPAKMDLMDNLMELSIEGVWCWQYTTCLQGRLLNLQRLRVIKPTRGPDISTDASNSLMDKAKLEILDLSGNNEMEILPNSLSKASSLQVLILDGCNDLKNVLVPDGLPQSLKSFSFDGCGPAFRRAPIVELPPKQERPSTPATKEGASVSNISLKGCSQLAHMFVRGLPNLVELDLSGTTIRTLDFSTMVLEVPMLKRLFLLGCEHLRAIIWGRNTDSFRLKLLCIDTRAGTSFHRPCINQNEAIWLEVHAIVVDARLARSLRQLLYNRYAADENVYLNIHVTSAVYSELNQSKVTDKEKKIGMYGDQVSLPQLVQADRYSDVQSMVGDAPMQDFPKPPTNNVDRHIEIAEGRHALDSGLGYLMTWFAESLHVHDVLTSACLPNGYSWLVLKQCRMERCPKLGEVFPLGIYELKELETFWASDLLMACWIRSKGYRMINDGSFRKLQHLRLRSCPRLQFVLPVWVDSFPSLETLHIIHCGDLRHVFVLNDKWYPEEISIQVVAFPKLTTIHLHDLPVLQQICEVKMVAPNLKTIKIRGCWGLRRLPVVGPRSRDMKKPTVEIEKDVWDALEWDGGAAPGHFEAPVHSRYYKKKLPRVSVLR; encoded by the exons ATGACTTCTACTCTTACATGG GCTATCGCAGGCGGAAGTGTTGACGGTAGCAGAGAGGAGATATTCCGAATTCTTCAGGGGTGGACAGATTATAAGGTCATCTATTTACATGGTTGGGGTGGACTGGGGGCGTCTGCTGTCCTTAGATCCATAGCAGAAGTGCTCCCATATAGGAGAACCACTCCAGAACTATGCTTTGATAAGATAATCCATATAGATTGTTCTGATTGGAAAAATAGAAGAGGATTGCAGAGGGCAATCGCAGAGGAACTGGAGCTGGAAAGCTCAATAATGGCTGTTCTGGATAAAcaggatgaatttgatgattttcaGGGAGTTGATGAAAGCTCTAGGAATGAGATAACAAGTGTGTCAAGAGAGATCCACAATATTCTGAAATACAGCAGATTTGTGTTGATTTTTCATAATGGTAGTGACAACGAGATTGCTAACCTAGTCAACTTTGGTGTTCCTCCGATTACAAGTTTTGGTGACAATGTGATGATATGGACCTACAGAAGGAGGATGTTGACAATAAAAAAATACGAAGAAGATGAACTGCTACATGAACTGAGGTACACTCATCTTTTCGTTTATGATAGGATGGGGTTTCTAGCACCTGGACAGTTGTATGAACTACTGTGTAAAGAGGCTGACATCATAGTTGCTCGCAATCCATGCATCCAGGGAGTTAATCAATTAATGGTTGTCCATTGTTGTTTGTACAAACTATTCCTGCAATGTAGTGTTTCCAAGAATAATTCTAATTGGGTTGATGTTGCTTCCAATTATTGGATATGTGATGGAATACTACCAAAAGACATAACATTGGAGACAAGTGATGCATTGCACCGAGAAATAACCTGGAAGTGGGATGATAATGTGCTCACAAAGTTCAAGGAACATTTCGAGCTTCCTTTCCTCATAGTGAAAGAAGATGATGTGTATGAAGAAGGACCATACCGTTGGATTTCAGTCACATCGAGGGATAGGGAAATGCTTGGTATGAAAACTTTACCTGCAGAGACATCATCATTCTTCTTGGAATTTGTAATGTCCGATCAGCCAACAATGTTACCAAATGGTTTGTTTGAACATTCCAGCAACCTTGGTGCACTGACTCTCCGTTGTTGTGCCTTCAGTTTTGCATCACCTCCTTTCCTAAAATGCCATAATCTAAGATTCCTTGGACTAGACCACTGTACAGATGACAAAATAGGGGAAGGAGAGGATCATACTGAGTGGGTTTGTCTGCATAGTTTGTGGGTATTGGACCTACGTTACACCCATTGGAATGAAATCTTATCACCGGCaaagatggatctcatggataaccTCATGGAGCTAAGCATAGAGGGGGTCTGGTGTTGGCAGTACACAACTTGCTTACAAGGCCGACTACTGAATCTTCAAAGGCTCAGGGTAATCAAGCCTACACGTGGACCAGATATTTCAACAGATGCAAGCAACTCGTTAATGGACAAGGCAAAGCTGGAAATACTTGACCTGTCAGGCAACAATGAGATGGAAATTCTACCAAACAGCCTGTCTAAGGCAAGTAGCCTTCAAGTGCTTATTTTGGATGGATGCAATGATCTTAAAAATGTCCTTGTGCCTGATGGGCTACCCCAGTCGCTGAAGTCCTTTAGCTTTGATGGCTGTGGGCCAGCTTTCCGCCGGGCACCAATTGTTGAGCTACCTCCCAAACAAGAACGCCCGTCAACCCCAGCAACTAAGGAGGGGGCTAGTGTCTCTAATATTTCCCTCAAAGGTTGCTCACAGTTGGCACATATGTTCGTTCGTGGGTTGCCCAACCTTGTTGAGCTTGACCTCTCTGGAACTACAATTAGGACACTTGATTTCAGTACTATGGTGTTAGAAGTTCCAATGCTGAAGCGATTATTTCTGCTAGGATGTGAGCACCTTCGTGCAATAATTTGGGGCAGGAATACTGATAGCTTCCGTTTGAAATTGTTATGCATAGATACGCGAGCTGGAACTAGCTTTCATCGGCCGTGCATTAACCAGAACGAAGCCATTTGGCTGGAGGTGCATGCCATTGTTGTGGATGCGAGGCTTGCTCGGTCGTTGCGGCAACTATTATATAATCGTTATGCAGCTGATGAGAATGTTTATCTTAATATCCATGTCACCTCAGCTGTGTATAGTGAGCTGAATCAATCCAAAGTGACAGACAAGGAGAAGAAGATTGGCATGTATGGAGATCAAGTTAGCCTGCCGCAGCTTGTTCAAGCAGACCGGTACAGTGATGTCCAAAGCATGGTTGGTGATGCCCCGATGCAGGACTTCCCTAAGCCTCCCACTAACAACGTAGATCGGCATATTGAGATTGCTGAAGGGAGGCACGCCTTGGACAGTGGACTGGGATATCTTATGACATGGTTTGCCGAATCCCTGCATGTCCACGATGTCTTAACTAGTGCTTGTTTGCCTAATGGATACAGCTGGCTGGTTCTCAAGCAGTGCCGGATGGAGAGGTGCCCCAAGTTAGGTGAAGTCTTCCCCTTGGGAATATATGAATTGAAGGAGCTGGAGACCTTCTGGGCGTCAGATCTCCTAATGGCCTGCTGGATACGCAGTAAAGGTTACCGCATGATCAATGATGGTTCATTCAGAAAGCTGCAGCATCTACGGTTGCGCTCTTGCCCCAGGCTCCAGTTCGTGCTCCCTGTGTGGGTCGACTCCTTCCCAAGTTTGGAGACCCTCCACATCATCCACTGCGGAGACCTGAGGCATGTATTCGTGCTAAACGACAAATGGTACCCAGAAGAAATATCCATCCAAGTTGTAGCATTCCCGAAGTTGACCACCATCCACCTGCACGACCTGCCAGTGCTGCAGCAGATCTGCGAGGTCAAGATGGTGGCACCGAACCTCAAGACCATCAAGATCAGAGGATGTTGGGGCCTGCGCCGGCTGCCGGTGGTGGGGCCCCGTAGCAGAGACATGAAGAAGCCGACCGTCGAGATCGAGAAAGACGTCTGGGACGCTCTGGAGTGGGACGGGGGTGCGGCCCCTGGCCACTTCGAGGCGCCCGTGCACTCGCGCTACTACAAGAAGAAACTACCCAGGGTGTCCGTGCTCAG GTGA
- the LOC123169974 gene encoding uncharacterized protein isoform X1 yields MTPPTWYTGAKDVDEAREAIFRILQNKGEARVIYFHGWSGLGASTVLRSIAEVIPSKRTTPELCFDKIIHIDCSEWKGRRTLQRAIAEELQLDSSIMAILDKQDIDDDFNGVNEISRDEIITVSREIYHNLKDNRFMLIFHSRGDDEIDFFPLGVPSFGKFTENIMIWTYRRRILTITEHEEHKVIQKLRYTHLLAYDREKYLTSGELYALLCKETALIVDDYPCMRGLNPMMVADCYVYTLFLQRSFHNKTSSDWVGVASNCWICDGILQKDITLEICDTLHRDISWECDDNVLTKFKKDSKLPFLVVKEDGVYEEGQYRWISTRSRDREIHGMKCLPEETSSFFLEFVMSDRPVALPDGLFEHSNNLGVLFLCCCAFNFASPPFLKCHSLRFLGLDNCTDGKTGEGKEHTGWVCLHSLWVLDLRYTDWNEILSPAKMHLMDNLMELSIEGVWSWKYTACLQGQLPNLQRLRVIKPKRGPDISIDPRNSFMDKTKLEILDLSGNTEMKILPNSLSTASSLQVLILDGCNALQNIVVPDELPELLKSFSFDGYGPGSHRTSTFKLPLKQERPLTPATEEGASISNISLKGCSQLGNLFLRGLPNLVELDLSGTAIKTLDFRTMVLEVPMLKRLFLLGCEHLCAIIWGNNTNNFRLNLLCIDTRAGTSHPQPCIDQNKSYQLEAHVILVDARLARSLGRLLHNHYAAENLYLNIHVTSAVYSELNQSKVTEKEKNIDMYGDQVSLLELVQADRYSDVQSMVGDAPAAAFPKPPANNLDRHIEITEGRHVLDSGLGVVMREFAESLHVHDVSTSGSLPRGYSWQVLRQCRMERCPKLGEVFSRGSDEFKELETFWASDLLMACWICSKGYRMINDGSFRKLQHLRLRSCPRLQFVLPVWVDSFPSLETLHIIHCGDLRHVFVLNDKWYPEGISIQVVAFPKLTTIHLHDLPVLQQICEVKMVAPNLKTIKIRGCWGLRRLPVVGGRSRDMKKPTVEIEKDVWDALEWDDEVAPGHFEAPLHSRYYKKKLPRVSVLR; encoded by the exons ATGACTCCTCCCACATGG TATACTGGCGCCAAAGATGTCGATGAAGCCAGAGAGGCGATATTCAGAATTCTTCAAAACAAGGGAGAAGCAAGGGTCATCTATTTTCATGGCTGGAGTGGGCTTGGGGCATCTACCGTTCTTAGATCCATAGCAGAAGTTATCCCTTCTAAGAGAACCACTCCGGAACTATGCTTTGATAAAATAATTCATATAGATTGCTCGGAGTGGAAAGGTAGGAGGACGTTGCAGAGGGCAATTGCAGAGGAGCTACAGCTTGACAGCTCGATAATGGCTATACTGGATAAACAGGACATAGATGATGATTTTAATGGAGTTAATGAAATTTCAAGGGATGAGATAATAACAGTGTCAAGAGAGATCTATCACAATCTGAAGGACAATAGGTTTATGCTGATTTTCCATTCCCGGGGTGATGATGAGATTGATTTTTTCCCTCTTGGTGTTCCTTCATTTGGTAAGTTCACAGAGAACATAATGATATGGACCTACAGAAGGAGGATATTGACCATAACAGAACATGAAGAACATAAAGTAATACAAAAACTGAGGTACACCCATCTTTTGGCTTATGATAGAGAAAAGTATTTAACAAGTGGAGAGTTGTATGCACTACTCTGTAAAGAGACTGCCCTCATAGTTGATGACTATCCATGCATGCGGGGACTCAATCCAATGATGGTTGCTGACTGTTATGTTTACACACTATTCCTGCAACGTAGTTTTCACAACAAGACCAGTTCCGATTGGGTTGGTGTTGCTTCCAATTGTTGGATATGTGATGGGATACTGCAGAAAGACATAACATTAGAGATATGTGACACGTTGCACCGAGATATAAGCTGGGAGTGTGATGATAATGTGCTCACAAAGTTCAAGAAAGATTCCAAGCTTCCTTTCCTGGTTGTTAAAGAAGATGGTGTATATGAAGAAGGACAATACCGTTGGATTTCAACCAGGTCAAGGGATAGGGAAATACATGGTATGAAATGTTTACCTGAAGAGACATCTTCATTCTTCTTGGAATTTGTAATGTCCGATCGGCCAGTAGCATTACCAGATGGTTTGTTTGAACATTCCAACAACCTTGGTGTGCTATTCCTCTGCTGTTGTGCCTTCAATTTTGCATCACCTCCTTTCTTGAAATGCCATAGCCTAAGATTCCTTGGGCTGGACAACTGCACAGATGGAAAAACAGGTGAAGGAAAGGAACATACTGGGTGGGTTTGTCTGCATAGCTTGTGGGTGTTGGATCTACGTTACACTGACTGGAATGAAATCTTATCACCGGCAAAGATGCATCTCATGGATAACCTCATGGAGTTAAGCATAGAGGGAGTCTGGTCTTGGAAATACACAGCTTGCTTACAAGGCCAGTTACCAAATCTTCAAAGGCTCAGGGTAATCAAGCCAAAACGTGGACCAGATATTTCAATAGATCCAAGAAACTCCTTCATGGACAAGACAAAGTTGGAAATACTTGACTTATCTGGCAACACTGAGATGAAAATTCTGCCAAACAGCCTATCAACGGCAAGTAGTCTTCAAGTGCTTATTCTGGATGGTTGCAATGCGCTTCAGAATATTGTTGTGCCTGATGAGCTACCTGAACTGCTGAAGTCCTTCAGCTTTGATGGATACGGGCCAGGTTCTCATCGGACATCAACTTTCAAGCTACCTCTGAAACAAGAGCGCCCGTTAACCCCAGCAACCGAGGAGGGTGCCAGTATCTCTAATATTTCCCTCAAAGGTTGCTCACAGTTGGGAAATCTGTTCCTGCGTGGGTTGCCCAACCTCGTCGAGCTTGACCTATCTGGAACTGCAATCAAGACTCTTGATTTTAGAACTATGGTGTTAGAAGTCCCAATGCTGAAGCGGCTATTTCTGCTTGGATGTGAGCACCTTTGTGCAATAATTTGGGGCAACAATACTAATAACTTCCGTTTGAATTTATTATGCATAGACACACGAGCTGGAACTAGCCATCCTCAGCCATGCATTGACCAAAACAAATCCTATCAGTTGGAGGCGCATGTCATTCTGGTGGATGCGAGGCTTGCTCGGTCGTTGGGGCGACTATTACATAATCATTATGCAGCTGAGAATCTTTATCTTAATATCCATGTCACCTCCGCTGTGTATAGTGAGCTGAATCAATCCAAAGTGACTGAAAAGGAGAAGAATATTGACATGTATGGAGATCAAGTCAGCCTGCTGGAGCTTGTTCAAGCAGACCGGTACAGTGATGTCCAAAGCATGGTTGGTGATGCCCCTGCTGCAGCCTTTCCTAAGCCTCCGGCTAACAACCTGGATAGGCATATCGAGATTACAGAAGGGAGGCACGTCTTGGACAGTGGACTGGGAGTTGTAATGAGAGAGTTTGCCGAATCCCTGCATGTCCATGATGTCTCAACTAGTGGTAGTTTGCCTAGGGGATACAGCTGGCAGGTTCTCAGGCAGTGCCGCATGGAGAGGTGCCCCAAGTTGGGTGAAGTCTTCTCGAGGGGATCAGATGAATTTAAGGAGCTGGAGACCTTCTGGGCGTCTGATCTCCTAATGGCCTGCTGGATATGCAGTAAAGGTTACCGCATGATCAATGATGGTTCATTCAGAAAGCTGCAGCATCTACGGTTGCGCTCTTGCCCCAGGCTCCAGTTCGTGCTCCCTGTGTGGGTCGACTCCTTCCCAAGTTTGGAGACCCTCCACATCATCCACTGCGGAGACCTGAGGCATGTATTCGTGCTAAACGACAAATGGTACCCAGAAGGAATATCCATCCAAGTTGTAGCATTCCCGAAGTTGACCACCATCCACCTGCACGACCTGCCAGTGCTGCAGCAGATCTGCGAGGTCAAGATGGTGGCACCGAACCTCAAGACCATCAAGATCAGAGGGTGTTGGGGCCTGCGCCGGCTGCCGGTGGTGGGGGGCCGTAGCAGAGACATGAAGAAGCCGACCGTAGAGATCGAGAAAGATGTCTGGGATGCTCTGGAGTGGGACGACGAGGTGGCCCCTGGCCACTTCGAGGCGCCGCTGCACTCACGCTACTACAAGAAGAAACTGCCCAGGGTCTCTGTCCTCAG ATGA
- the LOC123169974 gene encoding uncharacterized protein isoform X2 → MAILDKQDIDDDFNGVNEISRDEIITVSREIYHNLKDNRFMLIFHSRGDDEIDFFPLGVPSFGKFTENIMIWTYRRRILTITEHEEHKVIQKLRYTHLLAYDREKYLTSGELYALLCKETALIVDDYPCMRGLNPMMVADCYVYTLFLQRSFHNKTSSDWVGVASNCWICDGILQKDITLEICDTLHRDISWECDDNVLTKFKKDSKLPFLVVKEDGVYEEGQYRWISTRSRDREIHGMKCLPEETSSFFLEFVMSDRPVALPDGLFEHSNNLGVLFLCCCAFNFASPPFLKCHSLRFLGLDNCTDGKTGEGKEHTGWVCLHSLWVLDLRYTDWNEILSPAKMHLMDNLMELSIEGVWSWKYTACLQGQLPNLQRLRVIKPKRGPDISIDPRNSFMDKTKLEILDLSGNTEMKILPNSLSTASSLQVLILDGCNALQNIVVPDELPELLKSFSFDGYGPGSHRTSTFKLPLKQERPLTPATEEGASISNISLKGCSQLGNLFLRGLPNLVELDLSGTAIKTLDFRTMVLEVPMLKRLFLLGCEHLCAIIWGNNTNNFRLNLLCIDTRAGTSHPQPCIDQNKSYQLEAHVILVDARLARSLGRLLHNHYAAENLYLNIHVTSAVYSELNQSKVTEKEKNIDMYGDQVSLLELVQADRYSDVQSMVGDAPAAAFPKPPANNLDRHIEITEGRHVLDSGLGVVMREFAESLHVHDVSTSGSLPRGYSWQVLRQCRMERCPKLGEVFSRGSDEFKELETFWASDLLMACWICSKGYRMINDGSFRKLQHLRLRSCPRLQFVLPVWVDSFPSLETLHIIHCGDLRHVFVLNDKWYPEGISIQVVAFPKLTTIHLHDLPVLQQICEVKMVAPNLKTIKIRGCWGLRRLPVVGGRSRDMKKPTVEIEKDVWDALEWDDEVAPGHFEAPLHSRYYKKKLPRVSVLR, encoded by the exons ATGGCTATACTGGATAAACAGGACATAGATGATGATTTTAATGGAGTTAATGAAATTTCAAGGGATGAGATAATAACAGTGTCAAGAGAGATCTATCACAATCTGAAGGACAATAGGTTTATGCTGATTTTCCATTCCCGGGGTGATGATGAGATTGATTTTTTCCCTCTTGGTGTTCCTTCATTTGGTAAGTTCACAGAGAACATAATGATATGGACCTACAGAAGGAGGATATTGACCATAACAGAACATGAAGAACATAAAGTAATACAAAAACTGAGGTACACCCATCTTTTGGCTTATGATAGAGAAAAGTATTTAACAAGTGGAGAGTTGTATGCACTACTCTGTAAAGAGACTGCCCTCATAGTTGATGACTATCCATGCATGCGGGGACTCAATCCAATGATGGTTGCTGACTGTTATGTTTACACACTATTCCTGCAACGTAGTTTTCACAACAAGACCAGTTCCGATTGGGTTGGTGTTGCTTCCAATTGTTGGATATGTGATGGGATACTGCAGAAAGACATAACATTAGAGATATGTGACACGTTGCACCGAGATATAAGCTGGGAGTGTGATGATAATGTGCTCACAAAGTTCAAGAAAGATTCCAAGCTTCCTTTCCTGGTTGTTAAAGAAGATGGTGTATATGAAGAAGGACAATACCGTTGGATTTCAACCAGGTCAAGGGATAGGGAAATACATGGTATGAAATGTTTACCTGAAGAGACATCTTCATTCTTCTTGGAATTTGTAATGTCCGATCGGCCAGTAGCATTACCAGATGGTTTGTTTGAACATTCCAACAACCTTGGTGTGCTATTCCTCTGCTGTTGTGCCTTCAATTTTGCATCACCTCCTTTCTTGAAATGCCATAGCCTAAGATTCCTTGGGCTGGACAACTGCACAGATGGAAAAACAGGTGAAGGAAAGGAACATACTGGGTGGGTTTGTCTGCATAGCTTGTGGGTGTTGGATCTACGTTACACTGACTGGAATGAAATCTTATCACCGGCAAAGATGCATCTCATGGATAACCTCATGGAGTTAAGCATAGAGGGAGTCTGGTCTTGGAAATACACAGCTTGCTTACAAGGCCAGTTACCAAATCTTCAAAGGCTCAGGGTAATCAAGCCAAAACGTGGACCAGATATTTCAATAGATCCAAGAAACTCCTTCATGGACAAGACAAAGTTGGAAATACTTGACTTATCTGGCAACACTGAGATGAAAATTCTGCCAAACAGCCTATCAACGGCAAGTAGTCTTCAAGTGCTTATTCTGGATGGTTGCAATGCGCTTCAGAATATTGTTGTGCCTGATGAGCTACCTGAACTGCTGAAGTCCTTCAGCTTTGATGGATACGGGCCAGGTTCTCATCGGACATCAACTTTCAAGCTACCTCTGAAACAAGAGCGCCCGTTAACCCCAGCAACCGAGGAGGGTGCCAGTATCTCTAATATTTCCCTCAAAGGTTGCTCACAGTTGGGAAATCTGTTCCTGCGTGGGTTGCCCAACCTCGTCGAGCTTGACCTATCTGGAACTGCAATCAAGACTCTTGATTTTAGAACTATGGTGTTAGAAGTCCCAATGCTGAAGCGGCTATTTCTGCTTGGATGTGAGCACCTTTGTGCAATAATTTGGGGCAACAATACTAATAACTTCCGTTTGAATTTATTATGCATAGACACACGAGCTGGAACTAGCCATCCTCAGCCATGCATTGACCAAAACAAATCCTATCAGTTGGAGGCGCATGTCATTCTGGTGGATGCGAGGCTTGCTCGGTCGTTGGGGCGACTATTACATAATCATTATGCAGCTGAGAATCTTTATCTTAATATCCATGTCACCTCCGCTGTGTATAGTGAGCTGAATCAATCCAAAGTGACTGAAAAGGAGAAGAATATTGACATGTATGGAGATCAAGTCAGCCTGCTGGAGCTTGTTCAAGCAGACCGGTACAGTGATGTCCAAAGCATGGTTGGTGATGCCCCTGCTGCAGCCTTTCCTAAGCCTCCGGCTAACAACCTGGATAGGCATATCGAGATTACAGAAGGGAGGCACGTCTTGGACAGTGGACTGGGAGTTGTAATGAGAGAGTTTGCCGAATCCCTGCATGTCCATGATGTCTCAACTAGTGGTAGTTTGCCTAGGGGATACAGCTGGCAGGTTCTCAGGCAGTGCCGCATGGAGAGGTGCCCCAAGTTGGGTGAAGTCTTCTCGAGGGGATCAGATGAATTTAAGGAGCTGGAGACCTTCTGGGCGTCTGATCTCCTAATGGCCTGCTGGATATGCAGTAAAGGTTACCGCATGATCAATGATGGTTCATTCAGAAAGCTGCAGCATCTACGGTTGCGCTCTTGCCCCAGGCTCCAGTTCGTGCTCCCTGTGTGGGTCGACTCCTTCCCAAGTTTGGAGACCCTCCACATCATCCACTGCGGAGACCTGAGGCATGTATTCGTGCTAAACGACAAATGGTACCCAGAAGGAATATCCATCCAAGTTGTAGCATTCCCGAAGTTGACCACCATCCACCTGCACGACCTGCCAGTGCTGCAGCAGATCTGCGAGGTCAAGATGGTGGCACCGAACCTCAAGACCATCAAGATCAGAGGGTGTTGGGGCCTGCGCCGGCTGCCGGTGGTGGGGGGCCGTAGCAGAGACATGAAGAAGCCGACCGTAGAGATCGAGAAAGATGTCTGGGATGCTCTGGAGTGGGACGACGAGGTGGCCCCTGGCCACTTCGAGGCGCCGCTGCACTCACGCTACTACAAGAAGAAACTGCCCAGGGTCTCTGTCCTCAG ATGA